The following DNA comes from Thermoanaerobacterium sp. PSU-2.
AATTTATCCATCTTTTTTCTGACAAAATCTTTGTCTAAATTCTTAAAAGAATTGTAAACATAGTATAAGCCTATCAAGGTGTATGCTTTACCTCTGATGTAATTTAGAGTATCCACTAAAGGCAGTGATTTCTCAATCATCTTATACGCAGACAACTTTACCCTTTCATCTATATCTGCATTTATTAAATACCCTAAAGCCCAAATGCACCTGCCAAAACAATCTTCTGAAAAATCTTCATCAATAAATTTCCTATCGAAAGACATGAAATTTCTAAAATGTCCGTCTTGTTCTTGTGCGTACATCAAAAATGACAAGTATTTTTTGATAAGGTCAATATACACATCATCTTTGTACTTTTCATACATCATAGTACAGGCTATCAAAGCCCTTCCATTGTCGTCCGTCGTATACCCATATTTAGGATTAGGGACAGAGCCAATAGAGTGCTGCATCATACCTGTATCATCTGTCAGTATAAACAAATGGTTAAACATTTTTTTGCCGTCCACAGTACGTCCCTCCTTGTTTATACTGCTGCTTTTGCATCATCCTCTAAATCTTCAAATATTCTCAAGAACAATTCAACATATTCTAATGCAACGTTGTCCCACATCATCGTTTTTCCATAAACTTTTATCTTCTCCTCCATGATTTGCTTTTCGTGGGGATTTTCTATGGCAAAATTTATGCAGTTTGCTATAGAATCAGGATTTTTAAATTCCGCCAACAATCCCCTTCCATCGCTTAAAATTTCTTCAGCGTATTTGTATGGTGTTGACACAACTAATTTTCCTAAGCCTGCAGCATATGCCAATGTTCCACTAACCGCTTGTTCTCTGCCAATGTATGGCGTCAAATATACATCAGAAAGCTTTAAGTATTCTACGATCTCCCTTTTTGTCAGATATTTATTGACAAACTTTACATTGTCGTTTAGATTTAGCTCATTTACCTTCCTTACAAGAAAATCTCTGTAAACTTCCCCATCTGACTTGACTATATTAGGATGTGTCTGACCCAATATAAGGTACAATATATCAGGATATTTTTCCTTAACTTTTGCTATGGCTTCTATGCCATATTCTAACCCTTTTCCAGGACTTATCAGTCCAAATGTGCTTACGACGAATTTTCCTGCATCAATGTTGTATTTCTTTCTCAAACTTTCACTGGACAGCGTTGGCAGATTTGGAACTCCGTGAGGCAATACTACGATTTTTCTTTCATCAACACCATATAAATTGACAAGAAGTGGAATTGTGTTTTTGGCCATAGTGACAACTCTTTTGCTCTTTGTACACAATTCTTTTAAAATGTGCTTTTGCTTATCAAGTGGGTTAGACAATATCGTATGAAGAGTTACGACATAAGGCACTTTTAAATTGTCTACAAGGTCTAAAATATATTCGCCCCACTCACCGCCGTAAATTCCATATTCATGCTCGATGACTAACAAATCAATTAATGAATCATTTAATTTATTCGCAAGTTCTAAATAGCTATTTCGGTCGTGTTGCTTAAGCCTATAAATAACATCATCACCATAATCATATTCTTTATCGTCTATCGCAATCACTTTTGGTTCATTTATAATTTTAATATCTTTAAGCTCATTTACCAAATCTTGTGTAAATGTAGCTATGCCGCATTCTCTCGGCGGAAATGTACTCAAAAACGAAATGTTTATTTCTTTATTCTTTACCATTCATAACACCTCCATCAACTTACAGCATAATCGTTAATGTCATTTGCATAAACTTCATCTTCAATTTTCCTCATGCCATCTATCACGCTATTTGAAGCTACGACAGCATTTATCAAATTTACATTTCCTTTGACTTTGACATTGTCCCATAAAACACTGTGTCTTATGATGCTGTTAGGACCTATACGCGTATTATCGCCTATAATCGCATACGGACCTATCTCTGCTTTGGCATCTATTTTGACGTTACTTCCTATAAAAACAGGCTCAACAATTTTTACAGAATTATCGATTGTGATTTTTCTACGCTTAGTATCATGATCATTTATGTCAACGTATTTGCAATACTTTTTTAATATGTCAAAGTGGACTTTTTTGTACTTTTCAATTGTTCCTATGTCTATCCAATACCCGTCATACCTATACGCAGCCATTTTATAACCTTTTGATAAAAGTTTTGGATATGTATCCCTTTCTATCGATACCACTTCATCTTTGGGGATTTCATTTAATAGCTGCGGTTCAAACACGTATATTCCTGCATTTATCCATTTTGAATTAGTCTCGTATGGTTTTGGTTTTTCTTTAAACGCTGTAATGTAATCATTATCGTCATATTCTATCACGCCGTATTGCGAGGGATCCTCTACTTTAGTCATTGCAATAGTAGCTAATGCTTTTTTTGACTTGTGATGCTCCACAAGACTTCTAATATCGATATCACATATAATATCTGAATTTAGCACTAAGAAAGTATCGTCGAAAAATTCCTCAGCATTTTTTATAGCTCCGCCTGTTCCCAGCGGTATGTCTTCTTTGATGAATGAAACTTTTACCCCTAATTTTTCACCATTTTTAAAATAATTCTCAATATGATTAGATTTATAGCATGTGCTTATTACAACTTCGTCTACACCTTGATTCTTAAGTCTTAAAATGGTAGATTCTAATAATGGTCTACCCATTATTGGTACCATAGGTTTAGGAAGAAAATTCGTCAGAGGTCTTAGCCTTGTACCTAATCCTCCTGCCAGCAATAATGCTTTCATTCGAATTCCCCCTTCGTCAATATTTAGTTTTTGTTTAACAATTAGAATTTATAAACGTGTCGCAATCAAAGTACAATGTGAGTTAAATGTGAAGATACATCAGTAGTATTAGCACTCTATATAAACGGCTGCTAACAATTAAAATTATAATCCTTTTAATTCCATAAGTCAAGAGGGTCAAAGGATTGTAAACGTTAAAAGACTTTATACAAAACCTCCATCTACAGTCAATACTTGACCTGTTATAAATGAAGATTGATCCGATAGCAAAAAAACCACTGCCTTAGCGACTTCATCTGGCATCCCAAGCCTTTCGAGAGAAGTTCTTGTCGACAGATATTTAAGTGTATCATCTGACAAGTCTTTATTCATGTCTGTTTCGATTACCCCAGGTGCAACACAATTAACTCTTATATTTGATGGTCCCAATTCTTTTGCCAATGCTTTTGTAAAAGCTATAATAGCACCCTTTGAAGCAGAATATGGCACTTCACAAGATGCGCCGTATATTCCCCACATGGATGAAACATTCACAATAGCACCTTTTTTACTTTTTAACATGTACTTTAAAGCGCTTTGCGTACAATTAAACATGCCATTTAAATTCACATCCATCATGTATCTCCAATCTTCTGCTGATACATCCATAAAAGGCTTAATTTGTGAAACACCAGCATTGTTGACCAAATAATCTATGCGACCAAATCTATCAACTACATTTTTCATCATCGTTTCTACTTCTTCTCTATTTCTAATGTCTGCTTTAAATACATCTGCATATCCTAAGTTACTTTTTATATAATTCTTTAAACTACATGCACTATCGTAATCTGTATTGTAATGAATTGCCACACATCCACCTAATTTTGCTACTTCTTTACATATAGATGAACCAATGCCTCCAGAACCACCTGTAACAACGACAACTTTTCCACTGAACATAAAAACATCTCCTTTAATAAATTAAGCCGCTTATAGATAGGTTATACAAAAGTAAAACAAAAATCAATAGAAAA
Coding sequences within:
- a CDS encoding glycosyltransferase family 4 protein, with the translated sequence MVKNKEINISFLSTFPPRECGIATFTQDLVNELKDIKIINEPKVIAIDDKEYDYGDDVIYRLKQHDRNSYLELANKLNDSLIDLLVIEHEYGIYGGEWGEYILDLVDNLKVPYVVTLHTILSNPLDKQKHILKELCTKSKRVVTMAKNTIPLLVNLYGVDERKIVVLPHGVPNLPTLSSESLRKKYNIDAGKFVVSTFGLISPGKGLEYGIEAIAKVKEKYPDILYLILGQTHPNIVKSDGEVYRDFLVRKVNELNLNDNVKFVNKYLTKREIVEYLKLSDVYLTPYIGREQAVSGTLAYAAGLGKLVVSTPYKYAEEILSDGRGLLAEFKNPDSIANCINFAIENPHEKQIMEEKIKVYGKTMMWDNVALEYVELFLRIFEDLEDDAKAAV
- a CDS encoding NDP-sugar synthase; the protein is MKALLLAGGLGTRLRPLTNFLPKPMVPIMGRPLLESTILRLKNQGVDEVVISTCYKSNHIENYFKNGEKLGVKVSFIKEDIPLGTGGAIKNAEEFFDDTFLVLNSDIICDIDIRSLVEHHKSKKALATIAMTKVEDPSQYGVIEYDDNDYITAFKEKPKPYETNSKWINAGIYVFEPQLLNEIPKDEVVSIERDTYPKLLSKGYKMAAYRYDGYWIDIGTIEKYKKVHFDILKKYCKYVDINDHDTKRRKITIDNSVKIVEPVFIGSNVKIDAKAEIGPYAIIGDNTRIGPNSIIRHSVLWDNVKVKGNVNLINAVVASNSVIDGMRKIEDEVYANDINDYAVS
- the fabG gene encoding 3-oxoacyl-ACP reductase FabG codes for the protein MFSGKVVVVTGGSGGIGSSICKEVAKLGGCVAIHYNTDYDSACSLKNYIKSNLGYADVFKADIRNREEVETMMKNVVDRFGRIDYLVNNAGVSQIKPFMDVSAEDWRYMMDVNLNGMFNCTQSALKYMLKSKKGAIVNVSSMWGIYGASCEVPYSASKGAIIAFTKALAKELGPSNIRVNCVAPGVIETDMNKDLSDDTLKYLSTRTSLERLGMPDEVAKAVVFLLSDQSSFITGQVLTVDGGFV